The following proteins are encoded in a genomic region of Trichocoleus desertorum ATA4-8-CV12:
- a CDS encoding Fic family protein has protein sequence MQWQPIENLPSDWKQLASAELPPLVTVWDEQAQRLRSSGEFKTFMERLRREIAIETGIIERLYTLDRGITRLLIEQGINEALIPHGATDRPVKQVVSLIQDQEAAIEGLFDFVGGQRTLSTFYIRQLHQLLTQSQDSTEAFIPSTGQVILVPIIKGDWKRQPNNPMRLDGSVHEYCLPEQVASEMDQLVEWHHQHQAQSIPPEVEAAWLHHRFTQIHPFQDGNGRVARCLASLVFIQAGWFPLVLTRDDRAAYISASEQADQGDLSGLIYLFSKSQKQSFIRSLGLSEQILSETRRAQAVIASIADKLQQNQSATVQERCRNVESFAANLFAIASHRLQDIANEIKSSVQNLVSDSQIFTVSAPAGDPRSYYHRYQIVETAKQLGYFANLRPYHSWIQLAINIETETSTTILLSFHALGHEYRGLLVCSACAYHRDNTEEGERNISDIQSLTDSVFQFSYADEESILTERFKQWLEDVIVTGLEYWNKSL, from the coding sequence ATGCAGTGGCAACCAATAGAGAACTTACCATCAGATTGGAAGCAGTTAGCCAGTGCTGAGTTGCCACCTCTAGTTACGGTTTGGGATGAACAGGCACAGCGTCTTCGCTCCTCCGGAGAGTTTAAAACTTTTATGGAGAGGCTGCGCCGGGAAATTGCTATTGAAACTGGCATTATTGAACGTTTGTACACTCTGGATCGCGGGATCACACGCTTATTGATTGAACAAGGAATTAATGAGGCTTTAATTCCTCATGGAGCTACAGATCGCCCCGTCAAACAGGTTGTTTCTCTCATTCAGGATCAAGAGGCAGCAATTGAAGGACTCTTTGATTTTGTGGGTGGGCAAAGAACTCTCTCAACCTTCTATATCAGACAGTTGCATCAACTTCTAACACAGAGCCAGGATAGTACTGAAGCTTTCATTCCATCTACAGGTCAAGTAATCCTTGTTCCTATCATAAAAGGTGATTGGAAACGGCAACCCAATAATCCTATGCGATTGGATGGCTCTGTTCATGAATATTGCCTACCGGAACAAGTAGCATCCGAAATGGATCAGTTGGTGGAATGGCATCACCAACACCAAGCACAATCAATTCCTCCTGAAGTTGAGGCAGCATGGTTACATCATCGCTTTACACAAATTCACCCATTTCAAGATGGTAATGGCCGAGTTGCTCGTTGCCTTGCTAGTTTAGTTTTCATCCAAGCTGGATGGTTCCCTTTAGTTCTTACTCGTGATGATCGAGCAGCGTACATTTCAGCCTCAGAGCAAGCAGACCAAGGGGACTTGTCAGGCTTAATTTACCTATTCTCCAAAAGCCAAAAGCAATCATTTATTCGTAGTCTTGGTTTATCTGAACAAATTTTGTCAGAGACACGACGTGCTCAGGCTGTAATTGCCTCCATAGCAGATAAGCTTCAACAAAACCAATCAGCAACTGTTCAGGAGCGTTGTCGAAATGTCGAGAGTTTTGCTGCCAATTTGTTTGCGATCGCTTCCCATCGTTTACAAGACATCGCTAATGAAATAAAGTCATCTGTTCAGAATCTAGTTAGTGACTCTCAAATTTTTACTGTTTCAGCTCCTGCTGGTGATCCTAGGTCGTACTATCATCGCTATCAAATTGTAGAGACAGCTAAGCAGTTAGGTTACTTTGCGAATCTTCGCCCATATCACAGTTGGATACAGTTGGCAATCAACATAGAAACAGAAACATCAACCACAATTCTCTTATCATTTCATGCTCTCGGACATGAGTATCGGGGTTTGCTTGTATGTTCTGCTTGTGCTTATCACAGAGATAACACTGAGGAAGGTGAGCGCAATATTAGTGATATTCAATCTTTAACGGACTCTGTATTTCAATTCTCTTATGCAGATGAGGAAAGCATTCTTACAGAACGGTTTAAGCAATGGCTGGAAGATGTAATTGTCACTGGTTTAGAGTATTGGAATAAGAGCCTCTAG